One stretch of Streptomyces hygroscopicus DNA includes these proteins:
- a CDS encoding lipid-transfer protein, whose amino-acid sequence MSARKADTLGGRAAVVGIGATEFSKDSGRSELKLAVEAVQAALDDAGLTPADVDGLVTFTMDTSPEITVAQACGIGDLTFFSRVHYGGGAACATVQQAALAVATGVAEVVVCYRAFNERSGRRFGSGVQHREPSAEGAALGWSLPFGLLTPASWVAMAAQRYLYAYGLTPEVFGHVAVTDRRHAATNPAAYFHGKPITLADHAASRWIVEPLRLLDCCQETDGGQALVVTSVERARDLPRPPAVITAAAQGAGRGQEQMTSFYRDDLAGLPEMGVVARQLWRGSGLTPADIDVAILYDHFTPFVLMQLEEFGFCGRGEAAGFVAEDALPLNTHGGQLGEAYLHGMNGIAEAVRQIRGTSVNQVPGAARALVTAGTGVPTSGLLLGADG is encoded by the coding sequence ATGAGCGCCCGTAAGGCGGACACCCTGGGCGGTCGGGCCGCCGTCGTCGGAATCGGTGCCACCGAGTTCTCCAAGGACTCGGGCCGCAGCGAGCTGAAGCTGGCCGTCGAGGCCGTTCAGGCGGCCCTGGACGACGCGGGGCTCACCCCGGCCGATGTGGACGGGCTGGTCACCTTCACCATGGACACCAGCCCTGAGATCACCGTGGCGCAGGCGTGCGGCATCGGCGATCTCACCTTCTTCTCGCGCGTCCATTACGGCGGGGGCGCGGCCTGCGCCACCGTGCAGCAGGCCGCGCTCGCCGTCGCGACCGGCGTCGCCGAGGTCGTCGTCTGCTACCGCGCGTTCAACGAGCGCTCCGGGCGCCGCTTCGGCTCCGGCGTACAGCACCGCGAGCCGTCCGCCGAGGGCGCCGCGCTCGGCTGGTCGCTGCCCTTCGGGCTGCTGACCCCGGCCTCGTGGGTCGCCATGGCCGCCCAGCGCTATCTGTACGCCTATGGGCTGACGCCCGAGGTTTTCGGCCATGTGGCCGTCACCGACCGCCGCCACGCGGCCACCAACCCGGCCGCGTATTTCCATGGCAAGCCGATCACCCTCGCCGATCACGCCGCCTCGCGCTGGATCGTCGAGCCGCTGCGGCTGCTCGACTGCTGTCAGGAGACGGACGGCGGCCAGGCGCTCGTGGTCACCAGCGTGGAGCGGGCGCGCGACCTGCCGCGTCCGCCCGCCGTGATCACGGCAGCGGCGCAGGGCGCGGGCCGCGGCCAGGAGCAGATGACGAGCTTCTACCGCGACGACCTGGCGGGCCTTCCCGAGATGGGGGTGGTCGCCCGGCAACTGTGGCGCGGCAGCGGGCTGACCCCGGCCGATATCGACGTGGCCATCCTCTACGACCACTTCACGCCGTTCGTACTGATGCAGCTGGAGGAGTTCGGCTTCTGCGGGCGCGGTGAGGCGGCCGGATTCGTCGCCGAGGACGCGCTGCCGCTCAATACCCACGGCGGTCAGCTCGGTGAGGCGTATCTGCACGGGATGAACGGAATCGCCGAGGCCGTCCGGCAGATCCGCGGCACCTCCGTCAACCAGGTGCCGGGGGCCGCCCGCGCCCTGGTCACCGCGGGCACCGGGGTACCGACATCCGGGCTTCTCCTCGGCGCAGACGGCTGA
- a CDS encoding acyl dehydratase yields MTVRTGDELPPLSIPITRTLIVAGALASRDYQDVHHDAEAAKEKGSPDIFMNILTTNGLVGRYITDHFGPRARLRKVAIRLGAPNYPGDEMVLTGEVTAVAEGTAEVAVTGRNGIGHHVTGKVTVQLPTDAPGTGDARKGTTDTPATTDAPTTTLGSPTTTDTPR; encoded by the coding sequence ATGACGGTGCGTACGGGCGATGAGCTGCCCCCGCTGAGTATCCCGATCACCCGGACCCTGATCGTCGCCGGCGCCCTCGCCTCCCGGGACTACCAGGATGTGCACCACGACGCCGAGGCGGCCAAGGAGAAGGGCTCCCCGGACATCTTTATGAACATCCTCACCACCAATGGGCTGGTCGGCCGGTACATCACCGATCACTTCGGGCCGCGGGCCCGCCTCCGTAAGGTCGCCATCCGGCTCGGGGCGCCCAACTACCCCGGCGACGAGATGGTGTTGACCGGCGAGGTCACCGCGGTCGCGGAGGGTACGGCGGAGGTCGCCGTCACCGGCAGGAACGGCATCGGCCACCACGTGACCGGCAAGGTCACGGTGCAGCTCCCCACCGACGCCCCGGGAACCGGTGACGCCCGTAAGGGGACCACCGACACCCCAGCGACCACCGACGCCCCCACCACCACCCTGGGCAGCCCCACCACCACGGACACCCCCCGATGA